A stretch of DNA from Nitrosopumilus zosterae:
GTTTATTTTTTTGGCGCATCCATTACTGAAGACATACCATCCTCTAAAAAATTTGGAAAAATTCTTCAAAGCATTGTGAATAAAAAAATTATTAATCATTTTGCTCCTTCTGATGAGGTTTTAATTTGGGCTGATAATGAGAAATATGTTAAAGGATGTTTGGGTCTAAATGGTGCAATTGGAAACCCTGTAAGTAAATATCATCAAAAATTAGTAAAGCCCAAGAATCATAGATTTGCAAGTTATGCTGAAGTGCTTAAATCATTTCCGTAATTTTGTAAACATGTTGGTATAGGATGATTCGTACGTCACTCTTTTATACAAAAAATGAATTTCACAACATATTATGAAATCTCATGTATCTTGTTCTGAAAACAATAAATCTATTTTGTATCATTTGCATATTTTAGATGAATTTTGTGACGATTTTGATGATCTTTTAGAGTATCCTTGTTAAACAAGACGTTAATTGTAAACCATCAAGTTTTTCTCTTCGAGCAAACTGTGGATTTGATTGACAGATCGATGAATGTCTTTTTCAATTCTTGCACCCACACAAACTAATTTGCCTGACGCGAAAATCAAAATTACTGTTTTTGGATCAAGCATTCTATGAATCAGTCCTGGGAATTGCTCTGGTTCATACATGCTTCTTGGAAGGGTTCTAGCTGCTTGTTCCAAGTTTACTTTTCCTCCAAGGTTAATTGATGATACAATATTTTGAATTGTAACTATGGGTTCGTTTTTAATTTTGATTTTTCCTTTTCTTAAATTTTGAACAACAATATTTACTGCTTTTATTGCCATCTCTTCTGATTTGGCACCTGTGCAAACCATTTTCCCTGAACCAAAAAGCAATGTGGCAGTTCGAGGAGTTTTAAGTCTGAAAACTGCTCCAGGAAATTGCTCTGGATGATATTCCACATCTGGGAATTTTTTTGTTATGTCTACAAGATCTAATTTCTGTTCAATTGTTGCAGATGCTACAACGTTAACAATTGCTATTACTGGCTTGGTTTCTGTCATGTCTTTTTGATTATTTCTTGACTATATCTCCGTATCTTGGTCTAATCTGAGACCTTTGTATCTATTTCTAATGGTCACTTCTGTCACATTTGAGGCTTCTGCAATGTCTCTTTGAGTCCTGTCCTCACCATTTTTTACACATGAGAGGTACAACGCAGCTGCTGCTAATCCCATAGGGTCTTTCCCTGCAGATTCCTCATGATCCCGAGCAATCTGAAGAACTTTAGCTGCATAACGTTTAGTTTTCTCAGAAATATCCAGTTTGCTTGAAATTCTTGCAATGCATTGAACCGGGTTTACCACAGGCATTTTTAGCTCTAACTCTTGATGTAATATTCTGTAACACCGTGAAATATCTTTTTTCTTTATGTTTCCTGCATCTGCAACATCTTTCAGAGTTCTAGGGGTTTCAGTGTCTCTACAAGCTGCATAAAGTGCCGCTGCAATTAAAGCTGAAATTGAACGACCTCTAACTAGTCCTTTTTCTAATGCTTTTCTGTAAATGTAAGATGCTTTTTCAATTACTGAATCTGAAAGTGATAATTTGTCTTTTAATGTTGATAACTGACTTAGCGCTTGTCTGAGATTCTTATCTGCAGATGCATTTACCTTGCTTCTACTATCCCAAGTTCTCAGCCTTTCAATGGTGCTCTTCATGGATGTAGAAAGAGGTTTCCCAGATGCATCCTTGTTCATTGGACTAATAATTGTGGCGAGTCCTCTATCATGCATTGCAAGTGATGTCGGAGCCCCTGTTCTTGTTGGATCTGTTCCACCATCTTTTGAAAATGACCTCCATTCAGGTCCAGAATCTTGAAGTGTCTCTGAAATTACAAATCCACATTTGCCACAAAATCTTTCTCCTGTAACATCATCTGATAACATGGATTTCTTTCCACAACGTCTGCAGACACTATCTACATTGATAATCTCTAAAACCAAAAATATGACCAATATTGTTTACTTTGTTTCCTATAATAACCGACTTATTTTGCAATTTTTCTTAAAAATCTCTTTTTTGATTCTAAAATAGTATTGAAATTGGACTGATTTTTTATGAGTAATGCGCCTGGGGTTTGGATTATATCGCTATATTCTAATTATGATCATTTTCATCCCTAGTTTTATAATTTATAGAATTCATGTTGTGTATGTATTACAATAACCTACATTAACCCAAATTTTTTACTCAAAACTTATGGTATTATCTGTAAATTTTGTGGTGCTAGGCAAACAAGATATTGCAGCAGAATTTGGGAAAAAAGGAACTGTCACTGATCTGTCATTGTATGATAGAAAAGAATCCGA
This window harbors:
- a CDS encoding TATA-box-binding protein, which produces MTETKPVIAIVNVVASATIEQKLDLVDITKKFPDVEYHPEQFPGAVFRLKTPRTATLLFGSGKMVCTGAKSEEMAIKAVNIVVQNLRKGKIKIKNEPIVTIQNIVSSINLGGKVNLEQAARTLPRSMYEPEQFPGLIHRMLDPKTVILIFASGKLVCVGARIEKDIHRSVNQIHSLLEEKNLMVYN
- a CDS encoding transcription initiation factor IIB, encoding MLSDDVTGERFCGKCGFVISETLQDSGPEWRSFSKDGGTDPTRTGAPTSLAMHDRGLATIISPMNKDASGKPLSTSMKSTIERLRTWDSRSKVNASADKNLRQALSQLSTLKDKLSLSDSVIEKASYIYRKALEKGLVRGRSISALIAAALYAACRDTETPRTLKDVADAGNIKKKDISRCYRILHQELELKMPVVNPVQCIARISSKLDISEKTKRYAAKVLQIARDHEESAGKDPMGLAAAALYLSCVKNGEDRTQRDIAEASNVTEVTIRNRYKGLRLDQDTEI